In a genomic window of Pedobacter sp. KBS0701:
- a CDS encoding TetR/AcrR family transcriptional regulator: protein MKTEKVDKKQAILDAAEKLFCETGYEGTSTRQIAKESGANMAMINYYFGSKEGVFVEIMNERIAGFASQLKIINEDKISALEKLHRVIEGYVNRILSNTAFHKMMHRELSLTQRPEMYDKIKDAMSHNMQLIDRIISDGIEDGSFNKVDVRMVIATIMGTITNIVIAPHKVISCSNFDLNNPKDKKIIKDRAVAHLQDLTTVYLTTKR from the coding sequence ATGAAAACAGAAAAAGTAGATAAAAAACAAGCCATTCTCGACGCAGCTGAAAAGCTGTTTTGCGAAACGGGTTATGAGGGAACTTCTACCCGCCAGATTGCCAAAGAGTCTGGAGCGAACATGGCGATGATAAATTATTATTTCGGTTCGAAAGAAGGTGTTTTTGTAGAGATCATGAACGAGCGTATCGCAGGGTTCGCATCTCAGTTAAAAATCATTAATGAAGATAAGATTTCAGCATTGGAAAAATTGCACAGGGTTATAGAAGGCTATGTAAACAGGATATTAAGTAACACTGCATTTCATAAAATGATGCACAGAGAACTGTCTTTAACGCAAAGGCCAGAAATGTACGATAAGATTAAAGATGCCATGAGCCATAACATGCAACTTATTGATCGCATTATTAGCGATGGGATAGAAGATGGCAGCTTTAACAAGGTAGATGTACGGATGGTAATCGCTACCATTATGGGCACCATTACCAATATTGTTATTGCCCCCCATAAGGTAATATCATGTTCAAACTTCGACCTTAACAACCCGAAAGACAAAAAAATTATCAAAGACAGGGCGGTGGCCCACTTACAAGATCTAACAACAGTTTATTTAACAACAAAAAGATGA
- a CDS encoding DHA2 family efflux MFS transporter permease subunit, protein MAEVGLKKWIITFTVITASLLELIDTTIVNVAIPQIQGNLGATLEDVAWLSTGYAVANVIVLPMSGWLGNRFGRKNYFLTSIIVFTLVSFLCGNATSLNELILFRIIQGLAGGGLISTAQAILIETWPREDVGIATALFGLGAVVGPTVGPTIGGYILDISSWPWIFYVNIPVGILAAYCTYSFVRATPKEGQGQPVDWWGIALLAIAVGSLQTLLEKGESEDWFATPYITALAAASVFGLLLFIWREMSTDHPIVNFKIMRHRSFSVGMFTSFILGFGLYGSVFIFPVFCQNLLGFSALQTGELLFPGGLCTIVMMPFIGIMLKKGIPAQFMATFGMLAFFIFCWMLSKSTLQSGTGDFFLPLVIRGVGMALLFVPLTTLAIQDLKGPEIGQGSGLNNMMRQLGGSFGIAALTTLIHIRSGFHRSNLLTNLNDYNQPFVDRFNGLIKGFMAKGQTLFDAKIMAAKAMEGIVTRQTMLLTYDDAYWVAGLIMLFSIPLLYLQKFKKNANIPADVH, encoded by the coding sequence ATGGCCGAAGTAGGTTTAAAAAAGTGGATTATTACATTTACGGTAATCACGGCTTCTTTGTTGGAGCTAATTGATACAACTATCGTAAACGTGGCAATTCCACAGATACAGGGAAACCTGGGCGCCACCCTGGAGGATGTGGCCTGGCTTTCCACCGGCTATGCGGTAGCAAACGTTATCGTATTGCCAATGTCCGGCTGGCTGGGTAACCGGTTCGGCAGGAAAAATTATTTTCTTACCTCCATCATCGTTTTTACACTCGTTTCCTTTTTATGCGGAAACGCCACTTCATTAAACGAACTTATTTTATTCAGGATTATTCAGGGATTGGCCGGTGGTGGTTTAATATCAACAGCACAAGCTATTCTTATCGAAACCTGGCCACGTGAAGATGTAGGTATCGCAACAGCCTTATTTGGTTTGGGTGCGGTAGTTGGACCAACCGTTGGACCAACCATTGGTGGATATATCCTGGATATTAGTTCATGGCCGTGGATTTTTTATGTGAATATTCCGGTTGGAATACTCGCGGCCTACTGTACATATTCCTTTGTGCGGGCCACCCCGAAAGAAGGGCAGGGTCAACCTGTCGATTGGTGGGGTATCGCATTATTGGCTATTGCAGTAGGTAGTTTGCAAACATTATTGGAAAAAGGAGAAAGCGAAGATTGGTTCGCTACACCTTATATTACAGCTTTGGCCGCGGCATCGGTATTTGGTTTACTGCTTTTCATCTGGAGGGAAATGAGTACTGACCATCCAATTGTGAACTTTAAGATTATGCGGCACAGAAGTTTTTCCGTGGGTATGTTTACCTCCTTTATTTTAGGGTTTGGTTTGTATGGCTCTGTATTTATCTTTCCGGTATTCTGTCAGAATTTACTGGGCTTTTCGGCCCTGCAAACGGGAGAATTGTTATTCCCTGGTGGTTTATGTACCATTGTAATGATGCCTTTTATCGGTATTATGCTTAAAAAAGGTATCCCTGCACAGTTTATGGCTACTTTTGGTATGCTGGCATTCTTTATTTTCTGTTGGATGTTGAGCAAATCAACACTTCAATCAGGTACCGGCGATTTCTTTTTACCATTGGTAATCAGGGGGGTGGGTATGGCTTTATTGTTCGTGCCGTTAACCACGCTGGCTATCCAGGATTTAAAAGGACCGGAAATCGGCCAGGGTTCGGGTTTAAACAACATGATGCGCCAGTTGGGCGGATCATTTGGTATCGCGGCTTTAACTACGCTGATCCACATCCGTTCAGGTTTCCACAGAAGTAACCTGTTAACCAACCTTAACGATTATAACCAACCATTTGTTGATCGATTCAATGGTTTGATCAAGGGTTTCATGGCTAAGGGTCAGACCTTGTTCGACGCGAAAATTATGGCAGCAAAGGCGATGGAAGGAATCGTAACAAGGCAAACGATGTTACTTACTTACGACGATGCCTATTGGGTAGCTGGGTTAATCATGTTATTCTCCATCCCATTACTGTATCTTCAAAAGTTTAAGAAAAATGCAAATATTCCTGCCGATGTGCACTAA
- a CDS encoding HlyD family secretion protein, producing the protein MTTEKKKKNIVVPIILGVLLVIGVIFGIIEWNYYSKHVDTDDAQIDGDISPVVARVGGYVKDINFEENTHVTEGQVLVKLDDNDYKVKLEQAQSGQKGATAGVGVAQSQIIATEANTSTAKANVAAARVKLNLAQKDYDRYANLVKDGSITQQAFDQAKASKESAQAAYQAATDQYNAAVKQVGTTQSQLAVSSNVISQRQSDIDFAKLQLSYTDIKAPATGIVSKKNVQKGQLVQAGQSLFSIVNDGSIYVTANFKETQLEKIKEGSKVEIEVDAYPNEKIEGEVYNFSPITGAKGSLLPPDNATGNFVKVVQRVPVKIKIHPSKELLAKLRPGMSVKASVSTK; encoded by the coding sequence ATGACAACTGAAAAGAAAAAAAAGAACATAGTAGTACCCATCATTTTAGGTGTTTTACTAGTAATAGGTGTAATCTTCGGGATTATAGAATGGAATTATTATAGCAAACACGTAGATACGGATGATGCTCAGATTGATGGCGATATCAGTCCTGTTGTTGCCCGTGTTGGCGGTTATGTTAAAGACATTAATTTTGAAGAAAATACACATGTAACCGAAGGTCAGGTTTTGGTTAAACTTGATGATAACGATTACAAAGTGAAATTAGAGCAGGCACAATCTGGCCAGAAAGGCGCTACTGCCGGTGTAGGTGTTGCCCAATCTCAAATTATCGCAACTGAAGCAAATACAAGTACAGCGAAAGCAAACGTAGCTGCTGCCAGGGTTAAATTAAACTTAGCGCAAAAAGATTACGACCGTTATGCAAACCTTGTGAAAGACGGATCGATTACCCAACAGGCATTTGATCAGGCTAAAGCTTCTAAAGAATCAGCTCAGGCGGCTTACCAGGCAGCAACCGATCAATATAATGCTGCGGTTAAACAAGTGGGTACTACACAATCGCAATTGGCAGTAAGCAGCAATGTAATCAGCCAACGTCAGAGTGATATCGATTTTGCAAAACTTCAGTTATCCTATACTGATATCAAAGCACCGGCTACCGGCATTGTTTCTAAAAAGAATGTGCAAAAAGGACAATTGGTTCAGGCAGGTCAGTCTTTATTCTCTATCGTAAACGACGGAAGCATTTATGTAACGGCGAACTTTAAAGAAACCCAGTTAGAAAAAATCAAAGAAGGTTCTAAAGTAGAAATCGAAGTTGATGCTTATCCTAATGAAAAAATTGAAGGTGAAGTGTATAATTTCTCCCCAATTACTGGTGCAAAAGGATCTTTATTGCCTCCTGATAATGCTACTGGTAATTTCGTTAAAGTTGTTCAACGTGTTCCGGTAAAAATCAAAATCCATCCATCAAAAGAACTGTTGGCTAAATTACGTCCAGGAATGAGCGTTAAAGCTTCAGTATCTACTAAATAA
- a CDS encoding peroxiredoxin, with protein MAIVGKKFPSVSIDAMSDMGDDLKINVFEEAVNKNSKVLLFWYPKDFTFVCPTELHAFQAALPEFEKRNTIVIGASCDTNEVHFAWLNTPKDNGGIEGVTYPILADTHRQLSGILDILDQEVNYDEEGNESFSGSNVTFRATYLIDETGKVFHESVNDMPLGRNVKEYLRLIDAYAHVQKHGEVCPANWEEGKEAMNANRTGVAEYLAAN; from the coding sequence ATGGCAATAGTAGGTAAAAAATTCCCGAGTGTTAGTATTGATGCAATGTCAGACATGGGTGATGACTTGAAAATCAACGTATTTGAAGAAGCTGTAAACAAAAATAGCAAAGTATTATTATTCTGGTATCCAAAAGATTTTACTTTCGTTTGCCCTACAGAATTACACGCTTTCCAGGCTGCATTACCTGAGTTTGAAAAAAGAAATACAATTGTAATCGGTGCATCTTGCGATACCAACGAAGTTCACTTCGCCTGGTTAAATACGCCAAAAGATAATGGTGGTATTGAAGGTGTTACTTATCCAATTTTAGCGGATACCCACAGACAATTATCTGGCATCTTAGATATTTTAGATCAGGAAGTTAACTACGATGAAGAAGGAAATGAATCGTTCTCTGGTTCTAACGTAACTTTCAGAGCGACTTACCTAATCGACGAAACCGGTAAGGTTTTCCACGAAAGCGTTAACGATATGCCACTAGGTAGGAACGTTAAAGAATATTTACGTTTAATTGATGCTTACGCTCACGTTCAAAAACATGGCGAAGTTTGTCCTGCAAACTGGGAAGAAGGAAAAGAAGCAATGAACGCAAACAGAACTGGCGTAGCTGAATATTTAGCCGCTAACTAA
- a CDS encoding DUF2911 domain-containing protein, translated as MKNIFIVVFALFCFSARAQQASPAEIKFPAADPSPADIVYFPLNAPKAKAGDPTKPVIKIVYSRPQKKGRDVFGVLEQYGKVWRFGANESTEVRFFKKVSIGGKKIKAGTYSLFAIPNQDTWTIIVNSETDKWGAFTYNKAKDIVRVNVPVKTLAKPIEYFSLTFTPATEGANLIIGWDKTQVELPINF; from the coding sequence ATGAAAAATATCTTCATTGTTGTTTTCGCTCTTTTTTGTTTTAGCGCCAGGGCTCAACAAGCCTCTCCCGCTGAAATAAAATTTCCTGCTGCTGACCCAAGTCCTGCAGACATTGTTTATTTTCCGCTTAATGCCCCAAAGGCAAAAGCCGGAGATCCAACAAAACCGGTTATAAAGATTGTTTATTCGCGTCCACAGAAGAAAGGAAGGGATGTTTTCGGCGTTTTAGAACAGTATGGTAAAGTTTGGCGTTTTGGTGCCAACGAGAGTACAGAAGTTCGTTTCTTCAAAAAAGTAAGTATTGGCGGCAAGAAAATCAAAGCGGGTACCTATAGCCTATTCGCCATTCCTAACCAAGATACCTGGACCATTATTGTAAATAGTGAAACCGATAAATGGGGTGCTTTTACCTATAATAAAGCTAAAGACATTGTGCGCGTAAATGTTCCGGTTAAAACCTTGGCTAAACCGATAGAATATTTCTCGTTAACTTTTACACCGGCTACAGAAGGCGCAAACCTGATTATTGGCTGGGACAAAACACAGGTAGAATTACCGATTAATTTTTAA
- a CDS encoding phosphoenolpyruvate carboxylase: MPKLRLTTQRESIFNNEVISKFELFNSLFLTLPFYKIKDTGTLLPLFFKSCEEGIANGEKPAQIIEEFFAKYTSYTERKDIVDLLFRFIQYIERQVVLFDAVEDASFTKLNTTDEQSTLAFILKKNADNKPVLAKIEKLIDELSLRLVLTAHPTQFYPGSVLAIITDLTKAIRDNDITSMNSLLQQLGKTPFFNKKSPTPVDEALNLAWFLENTFYFAAANIQEEIDQNLDEYNLETKKILELGFWPGGDRDGNPNIHADTTLEVSKMLRQILFRCYYRDFRVIKRRITFRGVEENIAKLHDVLYKNAFDQTCELHDISDELRDNLNKIKETLLAEHEGLFVDLVNDLIRKIDLYGNYFASLDIRQDSRVLRSVHAYCRENKPISSLYPADYDKLSEAEKLNLISFKEATIVYASEPDALIEDTIEVIKEIKGIQKRNGEKACHRFIISNCQQASDILQLIELFLWNGWSKESLTIDFVPLFETVNDLKGAAAIMDTLYSNPFYKAHLASRGNKQDIMLGYSDSTKDGGYLMANWSIFNGKTSLSAISAKHNIQLAFFDGRGGPPARGGGKTHRFYASMGKEIANKNMQLTVQGQTISSQYGSVESAEFNIEQLINAGLTSGLKEKHNILLDPENKALLDEMAEESYKAFVDLREHPLFVSYLEKLSPLKLLSQANISSRPVKRNGGGEMKLEDLRAISFVTAWSMLKQNVPGFYGMGTALRSQEKAGNWDKVVKVYQDSDYLKTIVDNCMMSMSKSDFVITAHLANDKEFGAFWTQLHEEFKLTKEMLLKLSGQPTLMANYPVDKKSIATREKIILPLVLIQHFALEKLQHDQNEKDQHALEKLAVRTVFGIVNAGRNLA, from the coding sequence ATGCCCAAACTTCGTTTAACAACGCAACGTGAATCTATTTTTAACAATGAGGTCATCTCAAAATTCGAACTGTTTAACAGTTTATTTCTCACCTTGCCTTTTTACAAAATTAAGGATACCGGAACACTGCTTCCCCTTTTCTTTAAAAGCTGTGAAGAAGGCATTGCAAACGGAGAAAAACCTGCGCAGATTATTGAAGAATTTTTTGCCAAATATACCAGTTATACCGAGCGCAAAGATATTGTTGACCTTCTTTTCAGGTTTATCCAATATATCGAGCGTCAGGTAGTACTTTTTGATGCGGTTGAAGATGCTTCTTTTACTAAGTTAAATACCACTGATGAGCAAAGTACATTGGCCTTTATTTTAAAGAAGAATGCAGATAATAAACCTGTACTGGCCAAAATTGAAAAACTGATTGATGAGCTTTCGCTCCGTTTGGTTTTAACCGCACACCCAACCCAGTTTTATCCGGGGAGTGTTTTGGCCATTATTACCGATTTAACCAAAGCGATTAGGGATAACGACATCACCTCAATGAACTCGCTTTTACAGCAATTGGGGAAAACGCCGTTTTTTAATAAAAAATCGCCAACACCTGTTGATGAGGCTTTAAACCTGGCCTGGTTCCTCGAAAACACTTTTTATTTTGCTGCCGCAAATATTCAGGAAGAAATAGACCAAAATCTGGACGAGTACAACCTTGAAACCAAGAAAATTTTAGAACTCGGTTTCTGGCCGGGGGGTGACAGGGATGGAAATCCGAATATCCATGCCGATACCACCTTGGAGGTTTCTAAAATGTTGCGGCAGATCCTTTTCCGCTGTTACTACCGTGATTTCAGGGTAATTAAACGTCGCATTACCTTCAGGGGAGTTGAAGAAAATATTGCAAAACTGCATGATGTGCTGTATAAAAATGCCTTCGATCAAACCTGCGAGCTTCATGATATTTCTGATGAATTAAGGGATAACCTGAATAAAATTAAAGAAACCTTATTAGCAGAACACGAAGGTTTATTTGTTGACCTGGTTAACGACCTGATCCGTAAGATAGATTTATACGGTAACTATTTTGCTTCGTTGGATATTCGTCAGGATAGCCGCGTGTTGAGAAGTGTGCATGCGTATTGCCGTGAAAATAAACCGATTTCTTCACTATATCCTGCCGATTACGATAAATTATCAGAAGCTGAAAAACTAAACCTGATTTCGTTTAAAGAGGCAACCATTGTTTATGCAAGCGAGCCGGATGCCTTAATTGAAGATACCATTGAGGTTATTAAAGAAATAAAGGGTATTCAAAAACGCAATGGCGAAAAAGCCTGTCACCGTTTTATTATCAGCAATTGCCAGCAAGCCAGTGATATTTTACAGTTGATTGAACTTTTCCTTTGGAACGGCTGGAGCAAAGAATCATTGACGATTGATTTTGTACCGCTTTTTGAAACGGTAAACGATTTAAAAGGCGCTGCTGCCATTATGGATACTTTGTATAGTAATCCTTTTTATAAAGCACATTTGGCCAGCCGCGGCAATAAACAGGATATTATGCTGGGTTATTCTGACAGTACCAAAGATGGCGGTTATTTAATGGCCAATTGGTCTATTTTTAACGGAAAGACCTCATTGTCTGCTATTTCTGCCAAACATAACATTCAACTGGCATTTTTCGATGGCCGTGGCGGACCTCCTGCACGTGGTGGTGGTAAGACACACCGTTTTTATGCCTCAATGGGTAAAGAAATTGCCAACAAAAACATGCAATTAACCGTTCAGGGCCAAACCATCAGTTCGCAATACGGTTCGGTAGAAAGTGCTGAATTTAATATTGAGCAATTGATCAACGCGGGATTAACCTCCGGACTAAAGGAAAAACACAACATTCTTTTAGATCCTGAGAATAAAGCCCTGCTTGATGAAATGGCTGAAGAAAGTTATAAAGCTTTTGTGGATTTGCGTGAGCACCCATTATTTGTAAGTTATTTAGAGAAATTATCTCCTTTAAAACTTTTATCCCAGGCCAATATCAGCAGTCGTCCGGTAAAAAGAAACGGAGGTGGCGAAATGAAACTCGAAGATTTAAGGGCCATTAGTTTTGTAACGGCCTGGAGTATGCTGAAACAAAACGTTCCAGGTTTTTATGGAATGGGAACAGCTTTGAGAAGTCAGGAAAAAGCTGGTAACTGGGATAAAGTAGTTAAAGTTTATCAGGATTCTGACTACCTTAAAACCATTGTAGATAACTGTATGATGAGCATGAGTAAATCAGACTTTGTAATTACGGCCCATTTAGCCAACGACAAAGAGTTTGGTGCCTTTTGGACTCAATTACATGAAGAGTTTAAATTAACCAAAGAGATGCTCTTAAAACTCTCAGGACAGCCAACTTTAATGGCTAATTATCCTGTGGATAAAAAATCGATCGCCACACGCGAAAAGATTATTTTGCCATTGGTGTTGATCCAGCATTTTGCTTTAGAGAAACTGCAGCACGATCAGAACGAGAAAGATCAGCATGCTTTAGAAAAACTTGCGGTAAGAACAGTATTTGGTATCGTAAATGCCGGTAGGAATTTGGCTTAG
- a CDS encoding co-chaperone YbbN translates to MFLELTEDNLQQYLADNSKVMVQYAASWCGNCRIMKPKFKKLASENEDVAFLIVDAEKLPNSRKFANVDNLPTFAAFEGGSLVDQVQTNKAEGLIELFNKIK, encoded by the coding sequence ATGTTTTTAGAATTAACAGAAGATAATCTTCAACAATATTTAGCCGATAACTCAAAGGTGATGGTTCAGTATGCTGCATCGTGGTGCGGAAACTGCAGGATTATGAAACCTAAGTTTAAAAAACTGGCTTCAGAAAATGAAGATGTAGCTTTCCTGATTGTTGATGCCGAAAAACTTCCAAACTCACGCAAATTTGCTAATGTTGATAATTTACCAACTTTTGCAGCTTTTGAAGGCGGTAGTTTGGTAGATCAGGTGCAGACCAACAAAGCAGAAGGTTTAATTGAACTATTTAATAAGATAAAGTAA
- a CDS encoding TolC family protein — protein sequence MIPKSIRLMLAASLIPAALFAQSSKELNINQAIELGIANSKNLKLSQNKIDQAVAKLEVVKDNALPTGNASFMYNHAEIPTSTFSLPGGGSTLQLPKRADAFVGTAAVQELVYGGGKLKYAKESTKLLAEVARLDADKSKEEITYAVINTYYSLYKVLQSRKVVDQNLESIAAQIKQAQRFFEQGIVTKNDVLRFQLQQANVTLTQMDIESNRKVINYNLDILLGLPEDTEVKIVDPTLGLKTPGSLNEYIGQAFANRQELKQLDIQNKVADFNVKTIKANTLPTVGVGANLYYINPSGNFIPPTNQYLMPVTIGATVSWNFGNLWTNKNKVSQAKIEQSEITLQKDILSDQVKTDINKNFQNYQVAMNKIQVLETSIAQATENDKLLASKYKNNVASVTDRIDAETLLYQAKINLEIAKADAGLAYYTLLKSTGKITQ from the coding sequence ATGATACCCAAATCGATTAGATTAATGCTTGCGGCATCATTAATTCCGGCAGCTTTATTTGCACAGAGCAGCAAGGAATTAAATATCAACCAGGCAATAGAACTTGGCATAGCCAATAGTAAAAACTTAAAACTTTCTCAGAACAAAATTGATCAGGCTGTTGCAAAGTTGGAGGTAGTTAAAGACAATGCTTTACCAACTGGAAATGCAAGTTTTATGTACAACCACGCTGAAATTCCAACCAGTACATTTTCGCTGCCTGGAGGAGGATCAACCTTGCAGTTACCAAAAAGAGCAGATGCTTTTGTGGGTACAGCAGCAGTACAAGAACTAGTATACGGCGGCGGTAAATTAAAATATGCAAAAGAATCGACCAAATTATTAGCCGAGGTTGCACGTTTAGATGCTGATAAAAGCAAAGAAGAAATTACTTATGCAGTAATCAATACCTATTATTCCCTATATAAGGTTTTACAGAGCAGAAAAGTGGTTGATCAGAATTTAGAATCGATCGCCGCTCAGATTAAACAGGCACAACGTTTCTTCGAGCAGGGTATTGTAACCAAAAACGATGTACTGCGTTTCCAACTGCAACAGGCAAACGTGACGTTAACGCAGATGGATATCGAAAGCAACCGCAAAGTAATCAACTATAACTTAGACATTCTTTTAGGTTTACCTGAGGATACTGAAGTTAAAATTGTTGACCCAACCCTTGGCTTAAAAACGCCAGGTTCATTAAACGAATATATCGGTCAGGCCTTTGCTAACCGACAGGAGCTGAAACAACTTGATATACAGAACAAAGTGGCCGATTTTAACGTCAAAACCATTAAGGCAAATACTTTGCCTACCGTTGGCGTTGGTGCAAACCTTTATTACATTAACCCAAGCGGTAACTTTATTCCGCCAACAAACCAGTATTTAATGCCCGTTACAATAGGCGCAACTGTTTCATGGAATTTCGGAAACCTTTGGACCAATAAAAACAAAGTAAGCCAGGCAAAAATTGAACAGAGCGAAATTACCCTTCAGAAAGATATTTTATCTGATCAGGTAAAAACCGACATCAACAAAAACTTTCAAAATTACCAGGTGGCGATGAACAAAATCCAGGTTTTGGAAACTTCAATCGCACAGGCAACAGAGAACGATAAATTATTGGCATCGAAATATAAAAACAATGTGGCTTCGGTTACTGATCGAATCGATGCAGAAACTTTATTATACCAGGCAAAAATAAACTTAGAGATAGCGAAGGCAGATGCAGGTTTGGCTTACTATACATTATTAAAATCAACAGGAAAAATAACGCAATAA